One genomic window of Pseudoxanthomonas sp. includes the following:
- a CDS encoding AbrB/MazE/SpoVT family DNA-binding domain-containing protein: MEATVAERGQITLPKAVRDALGLTKGTLLKVELDGSRIVLRKSVDDAISKARGRFALDGLEAPKAAREPSKP; encoded by the coding sequence ATGGAAGCCACCGTGGCCGAACGCGGCCAGATCACCCTCCCCAAGGCCGTGCGCGACGCGCTGGGCCTGACCAAGGGCACGCTGCTGAAGGTTGAACTCGACGGCAGCCGCATCGTGCTGCGCAAGAGTGTCGACGACGCCATTTCCAAAGCGCGCGGACGCTTTGCGCTGGATGGGCTGGAAGCGCCCAAGGCCGCGCGCGAGCCGTCCAAGCCGTAA
- a CDS encoding type II toxin-antitoxin system VapC family toxin, translating into MIAIDSPVLVDLLADGPQADAAEACLRQCLANGRVVVCDVTLAEVCGALRNGAEALGVLEEMGIHFNALEAKSALRAGEMQRRYRQRGGGPQTLPDFLVGAHALLQCDALITYSQPFYRDYFKGLRLIVPQV; encoded by the coding sequence GTGATTGCCATCGATTCCCCCGTGCTGGTCGACCTGCTGGCCGACGGTCCCCAGGCCGACGCTGCCGAAGCCTGCCTGCGGCAATGCCTGGCCAACGGCCGCGTGGTCGTCTGCGACGTCACCCTGGCCGAAGTCTGTGGCGCGCTGCGCAATGGCGCCGAGGCATTGGGCGTGCTGGAAGAGATGGGCATCCATTTCAACGCGCTGGAAGCCAAGTCCGCACTGCGCGCCGGTGAAATGCAACGACGCTATCGCCAGCGTGGCGGTGGCCCGCAGACCCTGCCGGATTTCTTGGTCGGGGCGCATGCGCTGCTGCAATGCGATGCGCTGATCACCTACAGCCAGCCGTTCTATCGCGATTACTTCAAAGGCCTGCGCCTGATCGTGCCGCAGGTCTGA
- the acnB gene encoding bifunctional aconitate hydratase 2/2-methylisocitrate dehydratase encodes MLEAYRHHVAERAALGIPPLPLTAQQTAEVIELLKNPPAGEAEFLVDLITSRVPAGVDDAAKVKASYLAAIAFGTEQNALISRARATELLGTMLGGYNVHPLVELLDDASVGAIAAEGLKHTLLIFDAFHDVKEKADAGNANAKSVLQSWADAEWFTSKPEVPQSITFTVFKVPGETNTDDLSPAPDATTRPDIPMHALAMLKNKRDGADFVPEEDGKRGPIKFLQDLVARGLPVAYVGDVVGTGSSRKSATNSVLWFTGEDIPFIPNKRFGGICLGTKIAPIFYNTMEDAGSLPIELNVDQMNMGDTVELRPYEGKALKDGQVIAEFKVKSDVLFDEVRAGGRIPLIVGRGLTAKAREALGLPVTDLFRLPQQPADTGKGYSLAQKMVGRAIGLPEGQGVRPGTYCEPKMTSVGSQDTTGPMTRDELKDLACLGFSADLVMQSFCHTAAYPKPVDVKTHHTLPEFISTRGGISLRPGDGVIHSWLNRMLLPDTVGTGGDSHTRFPVGISFPAGSGLVAFAAATGVMPLDMPESVLVRFKGKLQPGVTLRDLVNAIPLYAIKAGLLTVAKQGKKNIFSGRILEIEGLPDLKVEQAFELSDASAERSAAGCTVHLNKEPIIEYINSNITLLSWMIEQGYQDPRSIQRRIDKMKEWLADPQLLKGDADAEYAAVIDIDLADVHEPILACPNDPDDVKTLSEVAGATIDEVFIGSCMTNIGHFRAASKLLEGKRDIPTKLWVAPPTKMDAAELTKEGHYGTFGAAGARMEMPGCSLCMGNQAQVKEGATVFSTSTRNFPNRLGRNSNVYLGSAELAAICSRLGRIPTKAEYMEGVGVLDASSADIYRYMNFDQIEDYKTGEKTAA; translated from the coding sequence ATGTTGGAAGCCTATCGCCACCACGTTGCCGAGCGCGCCGCGCTGGGCATCCCGCCGCTGCCGCTGACCGCGCAGCAGACCGCCGAGGTCATCGAACTGCTGAAAAACCCGCCGGCTGGCGAGGCCGAGTTCCTGGTCGACCTGATCACCAGCCGCGTGCCGGCCGGCGTGGACGATGCCGCCAAGGTCAAGGCCAGCTACCTGGCCGCCATCGCCTTCGGCACCGAGCAGAACGCGCTGATCAGCCGCGCGCGCGCCACCGAGCTGCTGGGCACCATGTTGGGCGGCTACAACGTGCACCCGCTGGTCGAGCTGCTGGATGACGCTAGCGTCGGCGCGATCGCCGCCGAAGGCCTCAAGCACACCTTGCTGATCTTCGACGCCTTCCACGACGTCAAAGAAAAGGCCGACGCCGGCAATGCCAACGCCAAGTCCGTGTTGCAGAGCTGGGCCGACGCCGAATGGTTCACCAGCAAGCCGGAAGTGCCGCAGAGCATCACCTTCACCGTGTTCAAGGTGCCCGGCGAAACCAATACCGACGACCTGTCGCCTGCGCCTGACGCGACTACGCGCCCGGACATCCCGATGCACGCGCTGGCCATGCTGAAGAACAAGCGCGACGGCGCCGACTTCGTGCCTGAAGAAGACGGCAAGCGCGGCCCGATCAAGTTCCTCCAGGACCTCGTGGCCCGCGGCCTGCCGGTGGCCTACGTCGGCGACGTGGTCGGCACCGGTTCGTCGCGCAAGTCGGCGACCAACAGCGTGCTGTGGTTCACCGGCGAGGACATCCCGTTCATCCCGAACAAGCGCTTCGGCGGCATCTGCCTGGGCACGAAGATCGCGCCGATCTTCTACAACACCATGGAAGACGCCGGTTCGCTGCCGATCGAGCTGAATGTCGATCAGATGAACATGGGCGATACCGTCGAGCTGCGCCCCTATGAAGGCAAGGCGCTCAAGGACGGCCAGGTCATCGCCGAGTTCAAGGTCAAGTCCGATGTGCTGTTCGACGAAGTGCGCGCCGGTGGCCGCATCCCGCTGATCGTCGGCCGTGGCCTGACCGCCAAGGCGCGCGAAGCGCTGGGCCTGCCGGTGACCGACCTGTTCCGCCTGCCGCAGCAGCCGGCCGATACCGGCAAGGGCTACTCGCTGGCGCAGAAGATGGTCGGCCGTGCGATCGGCCTGCCGGAAGGCCAGGGCGTGCGTCCGGGTACTTATTGCGAGCCGAAGATGACCTCGGTCGGTTCGCAGGACACCACCGGCCCGATGACCCGCGACGAGCTGAAGGACCTGGCCTGCCTGGGTTTCTCGGCCGACCTGGTGATGCAGTCGTTCTGCCACACCGCGGCGTACCCGAAGCCGGTGGATGTCAAGACCCACCACACCCTGCCGGAGTTCATCTCCACCCGCGGCGGCATCTCGCTGCGTCCGGGCGACGGCGTGATCCACAGCTGGCTCAACCGCATGCTGTTGCCCGACACCGTCGGCACCGGCGGCGACTCGCACACCCGTTTCCCGGTGGGCATCTCGTTCCCGGCAGGTTCCGGCCTGGTCGCGTTCGCCGCAGCCACCGGCGTGATGCCGCTGGACATGCCGGAGAGCGTGCTGGTGCGCTTCAAGGGCAAGCTGCAGCCGGGCGTGACCCTGCGTGACCTGGTCAACGCGATCCCGCTGTACGCGATCAAGGCCGGTCTGCTGACCGTGGCCAAGCAGGGCAAGAAGAACATCTTCTCCGGCCGCATCCTGGAAATCGAAGGTCTGCCGGACCTGAAGGTCGAACAGGCATTCGAGCTGTCCGATGCCTCGGCCGAGCGTTCGGCCGCCGGTTGCACCGTGCACCTCAACAAGGAGCCGATCATCGAGTACATCAACAGCAACATCACGCTGTTGAGCTGGATGATCGAGCAGGGCTACCAGGACCCGCGTTCGATCCAGCGCCGCATCGACAAGATGAAGGAATGGCTGGCCGACCCGCAGCTGCTCAAGGGCGATGCCGATGCCGAGTACGCCGCGGTCATCGACATCGACCTGGCCGACGTGCACGAACCGATCCTGGCCTGCCCGAACGACCCGGACGACGTGAAGACCCTGTCTGAAGTGGCCGGCGCGACCATCGATGAAGTGTTCATCGGTTCGTGCATGACCAACATCGGCCACTTCCGTGCCGCGTCCAAGCTGCTGGAAGGCAAGCGCGACATCCCGACCAAGCTGTGGGTCGCGCCGCCGACCAAGATGGACGCCGCCGAGCTGACCAAGGAAGGCCACTACGGCACCTTCGGCGCGGCCGGTGCGCGCATGGAAATGCCGGGCTGCTCGCTGTGCATGGGCAACCAGGCGCAGGTGAAGGAAGGCGCGACGGTGTTCTCCACTTCGACCCGCAACTTCCCGAATCGTCTTGGCCGCAACTCGAATGTGTACCTGGGTTCGGCCGAGCTGGCCGCGATCTGTTCGCGCCTGGGTCGCATCCCGACCAAGGCCGAGTACATGGAAGGCGTGGGCGTGCTGGATGCCTCCAGCGCGGACATCTATCGCTACATGAACTTCGACCAGATCGAGGACTACAAGACTGGCGAGAAGACTGCCGCCTGA